From the genome of Clostridium sp. BNL1100, one region includes:
- a CDS encoding DUF2273 domain-containing protein: protein MNKQVLTEFYNQHKGEILGAAIGFVIAVIVLILGLLKALFIVLCVVFGFYVGKKLYQDKDYIKNLLDRILPPGTYR, encoded by the coding sequence ATGAATAAACAGGTATTAACCGAATTTTACAATCAGCACAAGGGTGAAATACTGGGGGCCGCAATTGGTTTTGTGATTGCAGTTATTGTATTGATTCTTGGATTGTTAAAGGCATTGTTTATAGTGTTGTGTGTAGTTTTTGGATTTTATGTTGGAAAAAAATTGTACCAGGACAAAGACTATATCAAAAATCTTCTGGACAGGATACTGCCGCCTGGTACATACAGATAG
- the nusB gene encoding transcription antitermination factor NusB produces the protein MGRRASRESAMKLLYQLEIQKTDRDEQINMALEDESLTENDREYIKGIVYGVYEKTPVLDGIIEKKATGWKINRLSKIDLSVLRIGIYEILYRDDIPFSVSVNEAVELAKKYSNEDAGAFVNGLLAKVSKSDLPQETVASEIDSE, from the coding sequence ATGGGACGCCGTGCATCCAGGGAATCTGCGATGAAACTGTTGTATCAATTGGAAATACAGAAAACTGACAGAGACGAACAAATTAACATGGCCCTGGAAGACGAAAGTTTAACTGAAAACGATAGGGAATATATTAAAGGGATCGTTTATGGGGTATACGAAAAAACACCGGTTTTAGACGGTATAATAGAAAAAAAAGCAACCGGATGGAAAATAAATCGTTTATCTAAAATAGATTTATCAGTTTTAAGAATAGGAATTTACGAAATATTGTACAGGGACGATATACCATTTAGTGTTTCTGTAAATGAGGCTGTAGAATTAGCTAAAAAGTATAGCAATGAGGATGCAGGAGCGTTTGTTAATGGACTTTTGGCTAAGGTATCAAAGAGTGATTTGCCTCAAGAAACGGTAGCTAGTGAAATTGATTCTGAATAA
- a CDS encoding SpoIIIAH-like family protein: MNFLKRKQIIVLSLVLMLLVAGYLQYNYNKSSQYSEDDSAQIGDAVYVDNQDASDKENIDTATAGDEEKTATASKEANNFFAQAKMDRDVTRDKDIETMKGVYEDDMASKDAKSKAYEKMMKIVETSQKEANIETLIKEKGFNDVVALFSDDGSVDVVVKAPAISKADWAKIADIVARQGNVPFDKIIIKNMF; the protein is encoded by the coding sequence ATGAATTTTTTAAAAAGAAAACAAATAATTGTACTTTCCCTTGTACTTATGCTGTTAGTAGCAGGCTATCTGCAGTACAACTACAACAAAAGCTCACAATACAGCGAAGATGACTCCGCTCAAATTGGCGATGCAGTATATGTAGATAATCAGGATGCATCTGATAAGGAAAATATTGACACTGCAACTGCCGGGGATGAAGAGAAAACAGCTACGGCATCAAAGGAAGCAAACAACTTTTTTGCCCAGGCAAAAATGGATAGGGATGTTACAAGAGACAAGGACATTGAAACAATGAAGGGTGTTTATGAAGACGATATGGCCAGTAAGGATGCAAAATCCAAGGCATATGAAAAAATGATGAAAATAGTTGAAACGTCTCAGAAAGAGGCCAATATTGAAACACTTATTAAAGAAAAAGGTTTTAACGATGTAGTTGCATTATTTTCTGATGACGGAAGTGTAGATGTTGTTGTAAAAGCTCCAGCAATATCCAAGGCTGACTGGGCTAAAATAGCTGACATTGTTGCAAGACAGGGAAATGTTCCTTTTGATAAGATTATAATCAAGAATATGTTCTGA
- the spoIIIAB gene encoding stage III sporulation protein SpoIIIAB → MIIKIIGSALLICATSLMGFSLAADCSKRPKVLRELQVLMQMFANEISYLSNLLAQSFERIYTSSKTDASLLFKEAAENLSLPGITADTAWEKAVENTCSKLGLNKEDKAILITFGKMLGSSDLEGQINNINLVSSQLKLQEMKAEQMRQKNEKMYKSLGVLSGLAIVVVLF, encoded by the coding sequence ATGATTATAAAAATTATCGGCTCGGCGCTTCTCATATGTGCCACCAGCCTTATGGGCTTTTCTCTGGCAGCAGACTGCTCTAAAAGACCTAAAGTGCTAAGAGAGCTTCAGGTATTGATGCAAATGTTTGCAAATGAGATAAGCTATCTGTCAAATTTATTGGCACAGTCCTTTGAAAGGATATATACAAGCTCCAAAACTGATGCCTCACTACTCTTCAAGGAAGCAGCTGAAAACCTGTCCTTGCCCGGAATAACTGCAGATACAGCGTGGGAAAAGGCTGTAGAGAACACTTGTTCGAAGCTGGGTTTAAATAAGGAAGATAAGGCCATTTTAATTACCTTCGGTAAAATGCTTGGCAGTTCAGATCTGGAAGGCCAGATTAACAATATAAATCTTGTCTCATCCCAACTGAAACTTCAGGAAATGAAAGCGGAGCAGATGAGACAGAAAAATGAAAAAATGTACAAAAGCCTTGGTGTATTAAGCGGATTGGCTATAGTAGTTGTATTATTTTAG
- the spoIIIAC gene encoding stage III sporulation protein AC yields MEVDLIFKIAAIGILVSVLNQVLIRSGREEQAMMTTLAGIVVVLLMVSKQIAGLFEAVKTMFQF; encoded by the coding sequence ATGGAAGTAGATCTCATATTTAAAATTGCAGCAATAGGCATATTAGTTTCGGTATTGAATCAGGTTTTAATCAGGTCAGGCAGGGAAGAGCAGGCCATGATGACTACTCTGGCAGGAATAGTAGTTGTACTTTTAATGGTATCAAAACAGATTGCAGGCCTTTTTGAGGCGGTAAAAACCATGTTTCAGTTTTAA
- the spoIIIAE gene encoding stage III sporulation protein AE → MKLKKLVFTVLLFITVFSPLCIHAETLQQNTDSSTENDKILNDQLKDNSGISDNVSKYYGEDSQELFPDFDPGKIVSDAAKGNLKFSFTGVINRVIRYLLKEVFLNADILIKIIILCIICAILKNLQNSFLSESVGEMAFFVCYIVLVSVLMVSFSTAMKMCMDIIDNMVSFMHSIIPLLISLLATSGSISSAGVFQPVLVMLIEIGATAIKNFFIPLIFLITILNIVNNISDKIQLTKLAGFMKQICTWGLGLILTIFIAIVSIQGSMGAVVDGVTSKTAKFALGTFIPVVGKYLADAADTVVGCTLVIKNASGLIAMIGILLICLAPLLKILAVVVLYKLACAFVEPISDKKITNCLNDMSGSLTYILGVTAAIAVMFLIAITIVISTTNMSAAIR, encoded by the coding sequence ATGAAACTAAAAAAACTTGTATTTACAGTTTTATTATTTATAACTGTTTTCTCTCCACTTTGCATACATGCAGAGACATTACAGCAAAATACTGACAGCAGTACTGAAAATGATAAGATTCTTAACGATCAGCTCAAGGATAACTCTGGTATAAGCGACAATGTAAGTAAGTATTATGGGGAAGATTCACAAGAACTCTTTCCGGACTTCGACCCCGGGAAAATTGTCTCCGATGCGGCAAAAGGTAATTTGAAATTCAGCTTTACAGGAGTTATTAACAGAGTAATCAGGTACCTTCTTAAAGAAGTCTTTTTAAATGCAGACATATTAATAAAAATAATAATCCTTTGCATTATTTGCGCTATACTGAAAAACCTGCAAAATTCATTTCTAAGTGAAAGTGTGGGTGAAATGGCTTTTTTCGTCTGCTACATTGTATTGGTTTCAGTATTGATGGTTAGCTTTAGTACGGCTATGAAAATGTGCATGGATATTATTGATAATATGGTGTCGTTTATGCATTCAATTATACCGCTGCTAATTTCACTTCTGGCAACATCAGGAAGTATATCTTCAGCAGGTGTTTTCCAACCTGTACTGGTAATGTTGATTGAAATAGGTGCCACAGCAATCAAGAATTTTTTCATCCCATTAATTTTTCTTATTACCATACTTAACATCGTAAATAATATTTCCGATAAGATTCAATTAACCAAACTTGCTGGTTTTATGAAACAAATATGTACCTGGGGGCTGGGGCTTATCCTTACAATATTTATAGCAATTGTATCAATACAGGGGTCAATGGGTGCAGTGGTAGACGGCGTGACAAGCAAGACAGCAAAGTTTGCACTGGGAACATTTATACCGGTAGTAGGAAAGTATCTGGCAGATGCAGCGGATACGGTTGTAGGTTGTACTCTTGTAATTAAAAATGCATCAGGACTTATTGCAATGATTGGAATCCTATTAATATGCCTTGCACCACTTTTGAAAATTCTTGCCGTGGTTGTGTTGTACAAGCTGGCCTGTGCATTTGTAGAGCCCATATCAGATAAGAAGATTACAAATTGCCTTAATGATATGTCAGGCTCGTTGACATATATATTAGGAGTAACAGCCGCTATAGCAGTTATGTTCCTAATAGCAATTACAATTGTAATAAGTACTACTAATATGTCTGCCGCAATAAGGTAA
- the xseA gene encoding exodeoxyribonuclease VII large subunit, translating into MNRVYSVSDINNYIKQLVSRDLILSDVSIRGEISNFKHHYTGHMYFTIKDENSLLKCVMFKSQAIALRFAPENGMKVIVSGYISVFERDGQYQLYASNMQPDGVGALHVAFEQLKEKLEREGLFDPEKKKSIPVLPGSIGIVTSSTGAVIRDIINVTYRRNSKMKLVLYPVAVQGLQAAGQIAEAIKRLNEHNKVDVIIVARGGGSLEELWAFNEEIVARSIYASNIPVISAVGHETDFTICDFVSDMRAPTPSAAAELAVPDIEVLLYKLESYNMRMKNALVKKVTALQNQLQKINSRPFFTQPYDRVNQQRQTLDNLIKSLIRENQSFIKDKRSQFGMLAGKLDALSPLKIMERGYSVVKNSQGHVVNSVKQVNTGDKLEILINDGLAECDVISVREGKIYEQEC; encoded by the coding sequence ATGAATAGAGTTTATTCGGTTTCTGACATAAATAATTATATAAAGCAGTTGGTATCAAGGGACCTAATATTATCGGATGTGTCAATTAGGGGTGAAATATCCAACTTTAAGCACCATTATACAGGGCATATGTATTTTACAATTAAGGACGAAAACAGCCTTTTAAAATGCGTTATGTTCAAGTCACAGGCCATTGCACTTAGATTCGCTCCCGAAAACGGTATGAAGGTGATAGTATCCGGCTATATCTCTGTTTTTGAAAGAGACGGACAGTATCAGCTGTATGCAAGTAATATGCAGCCGGATGGAGTGGGTGCTCTCCATGTTGCCTTTGAACAGCTGAAAGAGAAGCTTGAGCGGGAGGGGTTATTTGATCCGGAAAAAAAGAAAAGTATTCCCGTGCTGCCTGGAAGTATAGGCATTGTAACATCTTCAACCGGTGCCGTTATAAGGGATATTATAAATGTTACCTATAGAAGAAACAGCAAAATGAAACTGGTTCTGTATCCTGTAGCCGTTCAGGGACTACAGGCAGCAGGGCAGATAGCTGAAGCAATAAAGCGCCTCAATGAGCATAATAAGGTTGACGTAATTATTGTCGCCAGGGGCGGCGGCTCACTGGAGGAATTGTGGGCATTCAATGAGGAAATTGTTGCCAGAAGCATATATGCATCAAATATTCCTGTTATATCTGCTGTTGGACATGAAACAGACTTCACCATATGCGATTTCGTTTCGGATATGCGAGCACCAACTCCTTCTGCCGCCGCGGAACTTGCAGTCCCTGATATAGAGGTACTATTATATAAGCTGGAAAGTTACAATATGAGAATGAAAAATGCCCTTGTGAAAAAAGTCACCGCATTGCAGAACCAACTGCAAAAAATAAATTCAAGACCTTTTTTTACACAGCCGTATGACAGAGTAAACCAGCAAAGGCAGACATTAGACAATTTAATAAAAAGTCTTATAAGAGAAAATCAATCGTTTATAAAAGATAAGAGGTCACAGTTTGGAATGCTTGCAGGAAAACTGGATGCTTTGAGTCCCTTGAAAATAATGGAACGTGGATATAGTGTTGTAAAAAATTCTCAAGGACATGTTGTAAATAGTGTAAAGCAGGTTAATACAGGAGATAAGTTGGAAATATTGATAAATGACGGATTAGCAGAATGTGACGTTATATCGGTAAGAGAGGGAAAAATATATGAGCAAGAGTGTTAA
- a CDS encoding stage III sporulation protein AG, whose translation MYKFSKLITDLKKRITADGSKKVIQNTVIVAIIGIILLIAGSVFFQGTTKKNEKVTPQPKNGTEAVETLSQKEGETKDKLEKSLEAILSQIKGAGKVSVMVTFYSGNESVPAYNTKNSTSDTQEKDKEGGTRSVKQADRENSIIFEESDGVKKPYITKELLPKVKGVVIVADGAGDAEVRSSLAKATEALFEVASHKIQVFERNKN comes from the coding sequence ATGTATAAATTTAGTAAGCTTATAACGGATCTGAAAAAAAGAATAACTGCTGACGGGAGTAAAAAGGTAATTCAGAATACCGTAATAGTTGCAATTATAGGAATAATTCTACTCATTGCAGGCAGTGTATTTTTTCAAGGCACAACCAAGAAAAACGAGAAGGTTACTCCCCAGCCTAAAAACGGGACAGAGGCTGTGGAAACATTAAGTCAGAAGGAAGGTGAAACAAAGGATAAACTGGAAAAAAGTCTGGAAGCTATCCTGTCCCAAATAAAAGGAGCTGGTAAGGTAAGTGTTATGGTGACCTTTTATTCCGGTAATGAATCCGTGCCGGCTTATAACACTAAAAACAGTACAAGCGACACACAGGAGAAAGACAAGGAAGGAGGTACGAGGTCAGTTAAACAGGCAGACAGGGAGAATAGCATCATTTTCGAAGAAAGCGACGGAGTAAAAAAACCATACATAACAAAGGAGCTGCTCCCAAAAGTAAAAGGTGTTGTCATAGTTGCAGACGGGGCCGGAGATGCTGAAGTCAGAAGTAGCCTGGCAAAAGCTACGGAGGCACTTTTTGAAGTGGCTTCCCACAAGATACAGGTATTTGAGAGAAATAAAAACTAA
- the amaP gene encoding alkaline shock response membrane anchor protein AmaP, protein MNIILRVLLAVYAFFLTIASMFAMLVTIKSDILSEAYTYLYNDVLAYRNPSILMFIVSSIFFCLSLTFLLSGFKPEGDKKAITKYNKNGDIRITLNSIENIALATSRKLNGIRDSKAFVTKVGEGVSITVKAIVLPDINIPLLSEDMQLKVKSAVEDCTGVQVDSVRVLVESIFTGYKSARVE, encoded by the coding sequence ATGAACATAATTTTACGTGTACTATTAGCCGTATATGCATTTTTCCTGACAATTGCATCCATGTTCGCAATGCTTGTTACAATTAAGTCTGACATATTGTCGGAGGCTTATACATACTTATATAACGATGTGTTGGCGTATCGGAATCCATCAATTTTAATGTTCATTGTTTCTTCAATATTTTTCTGTTTGAGTTTGACATTCCTTCTTTCCGGTTTTAAGCCTGAAGGAGATAAAAAAGCTATAACCAAATACAATAAAAACGGCGATATCAGAATTACTTTAAACTCAATCGAGAACATTGCATTGGCTACATCGAGAAAGCTCAACGGGATTCGTGATTCCAAGGCATTTGTTACAAAAGTAGGCGAAGGTGTAAGCATTACTGTGAAAGCAATTGTTCTTCCTGACATAAACATTCCGCTACTGTCTGAAGATATGCAGCTGAAAGTAAAATCTGCAGTTGAAGATTGCACGGGCGTGCAGGTGGATAGTGTCAGAGTTTTAGTGGAGAGCATTTTCACTGGTTACAAATCTGCTAGAGTTGAGTAA
- the xseB gene encoding exodeoxyribonuclease VII small subunit: MSKSVKIEKSFEEAIAELEQIVVKLEKGEATLEESITSFQQGIELSRYCAAKLDEAEKKITMLIQDEEGNLQEKDFNM; encoded by the coding sequence ATGAGCAAGAGTGTTAAAATTGAAAAGAGCTTTGAAGAGGCTATTGCAGAGCTTGAACAAATTGTTGTGAAGCTTGAAAAGGGTGAAGCCACATTGGAGGAGTCCATTACCAGCTTCCAGCAGGGAATAGAACTGTCAAGGTACTGTGCAGCAAAGCTGGATGAAGCAGAAAAGAAAATTACAATGTTAATTCAGGATGAAGAGGGTAATTTGCAAGAAAAAGATTTTAACATGTAA
- a CDS encoding Mg2+ and Co2+ transporter CorB, which translates to MSFFSNETLGNATTVVSFLIVFVIIIISILFDLIGTAATAADEAPFHSMASRKLYGAKQAVILIRNADKVSNFCNDVVGDICGVISGTAAAFIVYKFSGGGTDAQNSIFGLSITAMVASLTVGGKALGKSVALQNSNYIIYKVAVVIKFLFGKLNFKKKKKWNNKKKCTNKGTIKE; encoded by the coding sequence ATGTCTTTTTTTTCAAATGAAACATTAGGTAATGCTACCACAGTTGTTTCATTTCTTATTGTTTTTGTTATAATAATCATAAGTATATTATTTGACCTGATAGGTACAGCTGCGACAGCTGCGGATGAAGCACCCTTTCATTCTATGGCATCAAGAAAGCTTTATGGTGCTAAACAGGCTGTTATATTAATAAGAAATGCCGACAAGGTCTCAAATTTCTGCAACGATGTCGTTGGGGATATTTGCGGTGTAATAAGTGGTACGGCGGCTGCTTTTATAGTATACAAGTTTTCGGGCGGAGGTACTGATGCACAAAATTCTATTTTTGGACTTTCAATTACAGCAATGGTTGCATCCCTCACTGTTGGCGGAAAAGCACTGGGTAAATCCGTAGCATTGCAAAATAGTAATTACATTATATATAAAGTAGCAGTTGTTATAAAATTTCTTTTCGGAAAATTAAATTTTAAAAAGAAAAAGAAATGGAATAATAAAAAAAAATGCACTAACAAAGGTACTATAAAGGAGTAA
- the spoIIIAD gene encoding stage III sporulation protein AD: protein MDILQIVCIGIVAVALSSVIKVQKPELALQVSIITGILIFMLVAVKLSAVIDFIKTFSQKADIDSTYIAILLKIVGIAYIAEFGAEVCKDAGESSIASKIELAGKVTIVVLAVPIITSLLDLVVKLMP, encoded by the coding sequence ATGGACATACTTCAGATTGTTTGTATTGGTATAGTTGCGGTAGCACTTTCATCAGTGATAAAGGTACAGAAACCGGAGCTTGCTTTGCAGGTCAGCATTATTACCGGGATTCTCATATTTATGCTTGTAGCAGTAAAGCTATCCGCAGTCATAGATTTTATAAAAACCTTCAGTCAGAAGGCTGATATAGACTCAACATATATTGCTATTTTGCTTAAAATAGTCGGAATCGCATATATAGCAGAGTTTGGAGCAGAGGTTTGCAAAGATGCAGGAGAATCGTCAATTGCATCCAAAATAGAACTTGCGGGTAAGGTTACCATAGTAGTTCTGGCAGTACCAATAATAACATCACTCCTGGACCTGGTAGTAAAACTGATGCCATAG
- the spoIIIAA gene encoding stage III sporulation protein AA, translating to MTNLQFEILPFLIPGIREVIQKIHINELNNLEEIRLRAGKPLMVFYKKNDWFVTQNGRLTRSLSEAYIVDQKEIVKTLELMSENSIYAYQDEIKSGYITLRGGHRIGLSGKVVLQEGKIRNIKDFNGLNIRIAKEVKGSAKHIIKYIIKNSSDIYNTLIVGPPQCGKTTILRDLSRMLSSGEAEYDFNGMKVGIVDERSEIAACCKGVPQSDVGYRTDVLDGCPKVLGMEMLLRSMSPGIIITDEIGTHGDRDAILKVLNSGIKIIASAHGYNITELKMRDELLSLIKSAAFERYIVLSSRNGPGTLEEVVDSGMTPVYRISP from the coding sequence ATGACTAACTTACAATTTGAAATATTACCTTTCCTCATTCCCGGTATCAGGGAAGTTATTCAAAAAATTCATATTAATGAGTTAAACAATTTGGAAGAAATACGATTGCGGGCAGGAAAACCTCTAATGGTATTTTATAAAAAAAATGACTGGTTTGTCACTCAAAACGGGCGGTTAACACGTTCTTTGAGCGAGGCTTATATAGTGGACCAAAAAGAGATAGTCAAAACGCTGGAACTTATGAGTGAGAATTCCATTTACGCATATCAGGACGAAATAAAATCAGGTTATATTACTTTACGGGGAGGACACAGAATAGGACTCAGCGGTAAGGTTGTATTGCAGGAAGGTAAAATCAGAAATATAAAGGACTTTAACGGACTAAACATACGTATAGCAAAAGAGGTAAAGGGAAGTGCAAAACATATAATAAAATATATAATAAAAAACAGCTCAGATATTTATAACACACTTATCGTCGGGCCGCCTCAATGCGGAAAAACTACCATACTTAGAGATTTGTCCAGAATGTTGAGTAGCGGTGAGGCAGAATACGATTTTAACGGTATGAAGGTGGGAATAGTTGATGAAAGGTCTGAAATCGCTGCATGCTGTAAAGGTGTGCCTCAGAGTGATGTTGGATATAGAACCGATGTTTTAGACGGTTGTCCAAAAGTATTAGGGATGGAAATGCTTTTGAGGAGCATGTCACCTGGAATAATAATTACGGATGAGATAGGGACTCATGGTGACAGGGATGCTATTCTGAAAGTGTTAAATTCCGGAATCAAAATAATAGCTTCAGCACACGGCTATAACATAACAGAGCTAAAAATGAGGGATGAACTCCTTTCTTTGATTAAATCCGCAGCCTTTGAAAGGTATATAGTACTAAGTTCCAGAAACGGGCCGGGAACCCTTGAAGAAGTTGTAGACTCAGGTATGACACCGGTCTACAGAATATCACCATAG
- a CDS encoding Asp23/Gls24 family envelope stress response protein translates to MEENNIIDDYGSVKISEEVVAIIAGIAATDVPGVAGMSGGIAGGIAEILGRKNLSKGVKVEVGEKEAAIDLYIIVEYGARIPEVAWDIQDKVKSTVQEMTGLNVVEVNIHIQGVNFDKEIKKDSETK, encoded by the coding sequence ATGGAAGAAAATAATATAATTGATGACTATGGTTCTGTAAAAATATCTGAGGAAGTTGTTGCCATTATCGCCGGAATTGCTGCGACTGATGTTCCTGGGGTAGCGGGAATGAGTGGTGGTATAGCAGGAGGAATCGCTGAGATTCTTGGAAGGAAGAACCTTTCAAAAGGGGTAAAAGTTGAGGTTGGAGAAAAAGAGGCAGCTATAGATTTATATATAATAGTAGAATACGGTGCAAGAATACCTGAAGTGGCATGGGACATACAGGACAAGGTAAAAAGCACAGTACAGGAAATGACTGGACTCAATGTTGTTGAGGTTAATATTCACATTCAGGGAGTTAATTTTGACAAAGAGATTAAAAAGGATTCCGAAACTAAGTAG
- a CDS encoding stage III sporulation protein AF produces MLEFLKSWIINIVTITIILVLFEIIMPSGKIKKIISLVAGFILLIAVINPFLTLKNKNFDLGQNVISDSMYIDKNELEASSKLFKDKQMKQVSQVYKEKVINSIQEQALKVDGVSQAKADIEINEDYSSNKFGEITRVNLKIKRGKKQSDSVKINSVMPVKKIDISLPFVKGKDSKTLEAPADDESKKITEQLKQTINKSFEIKKDSIIVTVN; encoded by the coding sequence ATGCTTGAATTTTTAAAAAGCTGGATTATCAACATTGTTACAATCACAATCATTCTTGTCTTATTTGAAATAATAATGCCTTCAGGAAAAATAAAGAAAATAATAAGTCTTGTAGCTGGATTTATTTTGCTGATTGCTGTAATAAACCCTTTTTTAACTCTTAAAAATAAAAATTTTGATCTTGGACAGAATGTGATATCGGATAGCATGTATATTGATAAAAATGAGCTGGAAGCCAGCAGCAAACTGTTTAAGGACAAGCAGATGAAACAAGTATCCCAGGTGTACAAGGAAAAAGTGATTAACAGTATACAGGAACAAGCCCTTAAGGTTGATGGAGTTTCTCAGGCGAAAGCTGATATTGAAATCAACGAGGACTACTCTTCAAATAAATTCGGGGAAATAACCAGAGTAAATCTGAAGATAAAACGGGGTAAAAAGCAGTCGGACAGTGTAAAAATTAATTCTGTAATGCCTGTTAAAAAGATTGATATTTCGTTACCTTTTGTAAAGGGGAAAGATAGCAAAACACTAGAAGCACCTGCAGATGATGAAAGTAAAAAAATAACGGAACAATTAAAACAGACCATAAATAAATCCTTCGAAATAAAAAAGGACAGTATTATTGTTACAGTCAATTAA
- a CDS encoding polyprenyl synthetase family protein, whose product MNFKEKNNIYVNMIEERLHNIIPEVNGYYLEIKEAMSYSLLAGGKRLRPLLALAVAEMLDKPLNEVINFGCAIEMIHTYSLIHDDLPAMDNDDYRRGKPTNHKVFGEAMAILAGDGLLNMAYEIMINDTVESNSIEKMRAAGIVAKAAGALGMVGGQVIDLQSEGKTIESDRLKTMHRLKTGALIKAPVEAAAVICGADKKEFELLSGYAANLGLAFQIKDDILDIEGTVENMGKNPGNDSSCNKSTYVTMYGLEESKKLLETVTQEGISCLEAFGHKAQFLKELALSLVVRDR is encoded by the coding sequence ATGAATTTTAAGGAAAAAAACAATATATATGTGAATATGATTGAAGAGAGGCTTCATAATATTATTCCGGAAGTAAACGGATACTACCTTGAAATAAAGGAAGCAATGTCATACAGTCTTTTAGCTGGAGGCAAGAGATTGAGACCTTTATTGGCACTAGCTGTTGCAGAAATGCTAGATAAGCCGCTTAATGAGGTAATTAATTTTGGCTGTGCAATCGAAATGATTCATACATATTCACTGATACATGATGATTTACCGGCTATGGATAATGACGACTATAGAAGGGGAAAGCCGACAAACCACAAGGTGTTTGGTGAAGCCATGGCAATACTGGCCGGAGACGGACTATTAAATATGGCTTATGAAATAATGATTAATGATACAGTTGAATCAAATAGTATTGAAAAAATGCGGGCTGCCGGAATAGTTGCTAAGGCAGCAGGGGCATTAGGAATGGTAGGAGGTCAGGTAATTGACCTTCAATCAGAAGGAAAAACCATTGAAAGTGATAGGCTTAAAACAATGCACAGACTGAAAACAGGTGCGTTGATAAAAGCGCCAGTGGAAGCTGCGGCAGTAATATGTGGTGCCGATAAAAAAGAATTTGAGCTTCTGTCAGGATATGCAGCAAATTTGGGGCTAGCTTTTCAGATAAAAGACGATATCCTTGACATAGAAGGAACCGTTGAAAATATGGGAAAGAATCCCGGAAACGATTCTTCCTGTAATAAATCAACTTATGTAACCATGTATGGACTTGAAGAGTCAAAAAAGCTTCTGGAAACAGTAACTCAAGAAGGTATTTCCTGCCTTGAAGCATTTGGCCATAAGGCGCAGTTTTTGAAAGAACTTGCATTATCACTGGTTGTAAGGGACCGGTAA